A single region of the Nocardioides aurantiacus genome encodes:
- a CDS encoding DUF2516 family protein, whose translation MASIFEFQNAVASISFLVLLALKIWALVDALLRPAEAYEAAGKLTKPAWLLILGLAVGAALVFPSVFGLLGILGIVAALVYVLDVRPALVSVTRRR comes from the coding sequence GTGGCCAGCATCTTCGAGTTCCAGAACGCGGTCGCGTCCATCTCCTTCCTCGTGCTGCTCGCGCTGAAGATCTGGGCGCTGGTCGATGCGCTGCTGCGTCCCGCCGAGGCCTACGAGGCGGCCGGCAAGCTCACCAAGCCGGCCTGGCTGCTGATCCTCGGCCTGGCCGTGGGGGCTGCCCTCGTCTTCCCGTCGGTGTTCGGGCTGCTCGGCATCCTGGGCATCGTCGCGGCGCTGGTCTACGTGCTCGACGTACGCCCCGCGCTCGTCTCGGTCACCCGGCGCCGCTGA